The Thermodesulfobacteriota bacterium genome contains the following window.
CCAAGAAGCAATTACTTTCTTAAAGTTGGTGCTCCACCTTTCAAGCATTATTCTGGCCTCGATAGGATAGGGATTGGGACAGACGGCCTTTCGAGTAACTTCAACTTTGAATTCTTTGAAGAACTTAGATTTTTTTACCTTACTTCGAATAAGATATTAGGAATGGATGCCTCCTTCTTTACAGTCTATGCTGCCACACTCGGTGGAGCAAAATCGATTTTTCTCGAAGATAAGATTGGAAGTATTGAAAAGGGGAAAGATGCCGATTTAATATTCCTCGGTCCAGCGAACGCCTATACCGACCCCTATCTCTCAGTAATATCTTCCACAAACAAAGACTTACAGCTTTCGATGGTAAGAGGTAAAGTTATTTACTCAAAGAAAAAAGCCTGGAAAAACATTTGAGCAATGAAATAAAAAAGCTTTTTGTATATGGAACACTCCTACAGGGCGAGCCAAGAAACGAGTTTTTATACGACAGCGATTTGCTTGGATCCCTGGAGATACCGGGAGAGCTTTATATCACCGATATGGGATACCCGACAGCTTTTTTTACACAGAATGTAAATCACCATGTAAGTGGAGAGCTTTACGAACTATCCGGAGATAATATCACTGATAAGATCATGACCTTGGATGAGATAGAAGGAATTGACGATGGTTTATTTAAAAGGAAGGTTCTGAGAATGAATGGCCACAACTTTTTTACTTACGAAGCTGGAGAGGCATTAGGCAATTTCCTAAACAGCAGATTCAAAATCAAATCGGGAAACTGGAGATTACACGGATCTATAGCTAAGAGGGACCCAATCAAATTTGCCCTTGCCTTTGAAAAATACTCTGCAAAAGGCTACAGAGAGTTTCCTATAAAAGACTCATCAGAATCGATCCATGTACGAGGAGTAGCTCCCATTCTTTTAACCGCACCACACGCATGTGCTCATATTCGAATGAATAAGTTAAAAAGTCCAGAGACATTCACAGGGTCACTCGCGGTTATACTTCACTCGATTACGGGATCCCATGCCCTTTACACCCACAGGGCTTCTGAAATTGACCCGAATTTTTATGATGAGTCTCCATTTAAAGAAAAGATTGCCACAATCGTGAAAAGATTTGGGATCAGGTTTGTGCTCGACATTCACGGTACCTCTACAACAAAGTTAGGGGATGTATTTCCAGGAGTTGGTTCCGACCATGAATTTCTCCTTGGCAATGAATCCTTCATAGACAAACTATTCGAATGCTCAGCGAGATTCGGAATCAGACTTGGAAGTCCGAGAATTTTTCCAGCATCGCGCCAGATGACCGTAACCAGATTCGTTGCTAGAAAGCTCGGAATAACATCTATGCAAATTGAGATTAATGAAAGGCTTAGAACCCCTGACAAATTACCTCAGAGCTTTGACAAATTAGTAAGATTTCTTGTCGACTTTTTAGGTACTGCAAAAAACCCTTGTTAATTGCCCAAAATATCCAGTCTTGCACTTTCACTAATAAGTCCCTTTTCATGAGCCTTTGTAAAAAGACACTCTAAAGCTTTTTTTCCCCGCTTCCCCATTTTT
Protein-coding sequences here:
- a CDS encoding gamma-glutamylcyclotransferase family protein, giving the protein MSNEIKKLFVYGTLLQGEPRNEFLYDSDLLGSLEIPGELYITDMGYPTAFFTQNVNHHVSGELYELSGDNITDKIMTLDEIEGIDDGLFKRKVLRMNGHNFFTYEAGEALGNFLNSRFKIKSGNWRLHGSIAKRDPIKFALAFEKYSAKGYREFPIKDSSESIHVRGVAPILLTAPHACAHIRMNKLKSPETFTGSLAVILHSITGSHALYTHRASEIDPNFYDESPFKEKIATIVKRFGIRFVLDIHGTSTTKLGDVFPGVGSDHEFLLGNESFIDKLFECSARFGIRLGSPRIFPASRQMTVTRFVARKLGITSMQIEINERLRTPDKLPQSFDKLVRFLVDFLGTAKNPC